In one Tachysurus fulvidraco isolate hzauxx_2018 chromosome 16, HZAU_PFXX_2.0, whole genome shotgun sequence genomic region, the following are encoded:
- the cpsf3 gene encoding cleavage and polyadenylation specificity factor subunit 3, whose product MATKRKSDAPVPAEESDQLLIRPLGAGQEVGRSCIILEFKGRKIMLDCGIHPGLEGMDALPYIDLIDPAEIDLLLISHFHLDHCGALPWFLQKTSYKGRTFMTHATKAIYRWLLSDYVKVSNISADDMLYTETDLEESMDKIETINFHEVKEVAGIKFWCYHAGHVLGAAMFMIEIAGVKILYTGDFSRQEDRHLMAAEIPSVKPDILITESTYGTHIHEKREEREARFCNTVHDIVNREGRCLIPVFALGRAQELLLILDEYWQNHPELHDIPIYYASSLAKKCMAVYQTYVNAMNDKIRKAININNPFVFKHISNLKSMDHFDDIGPSVVMASPGMMQSGLSRELFESWCTDKRNGVIIAGYCVEGTLAKHIMSEPEEITTMSGQKLQLKMSVDYISFSAHTDYQQTSEFIRALKPPHVILVHGEQNEMARLKAALILEYEENDDERIEVHNPRNTEAVTLNFRGEKLAKVMGSLADKKCAQGQRVSGILVKRNFSYHILTPSDLSNYTDLSMSTVKQSQAIPFTGPFSLLHSQLHHLAGHVEEMETAEKNTLRIFNSITLIHDANMVILEWIANPLNDMYADAVATVVLEVQSNPKAQKPIQPTEEKVDMDVFQNRLQIMFHDMFGEECVDFKDKRNLSVTVDGKTAYINLETRTVEYEEGSVDDESLREMVEHAVERLYDAMNPVT is encoded by the exons ATGGCTACAAAGCGTAAGTCAGATGCTCCGGTGCCCGCTGAGGAAAGCGACCAGCTTCTCATAAGACCGCT GGGAGCTGGTCAAGAAGTGGGTAGATCCTGCATCATTCTGGAATTCAAGGGGCGTAAAATAATG CTGGACTGTGGTATCCACCCTGGTTTAGAGGGAATGGACGCTTTGCCATACATTGATTTGATCGACCCTGCTGAAATCGATCTACTTCTCATCAGTCA CTTTCATCTGGACCACTGTGGTGCACTGCCATGGTTTTTACAGAAAACAAGTTATAAAGGAAGGACTTTTATGACCCACGCGACCAAAGCTATTTACCGTTGGCTACTTTCTGACTACGTCAAAGTCAG taatatttcagcagatgacatgttgtatacagAGACAGACTTGGAAGAAAGCATGGACAAGATTGAGACGATCAACTTCCATGAGGTGAAAGAGGTGGCTGGCATTAAGTTCTGGTGTTACCATGCTGGCCATGTCTTGGGTGCAGCCATGTTTATGATCGAGATCGCTGGTGTGAAG attcTTTATACTGGAGATTTCTCTCGACAAGAAGACAGACATTTAATGGCAGCGGAGATTCCTAGCGTTAAGCCAGACATCTTAATCACG GAGTCTACATATGGAACCCACATCcatgagaagagagaggaaagagaagcGCGTTTTTGTAACACAGTCCATGACATCGTGAATCGAGAAGGCCGCTGTCTAATCCCCGTCTTCGCCCTGGGTCGAGCACAAGAGCTCTTGCTCATCCTCG ATGAATATTGGCAGAATCATCCTGAGCTTCATGACATTCCTATTTACTATGCCTCATCCCTGGCCAAAAAGTGCATGGCTGTGTACCAGACTTATGTGAACGCCATGAATGACAAGATCCGCAAAGCCATCAACATCAACAACCCCTTTGTCTTCAAGCACATTAGCAACCTCAAG AGCATGGACCATTTTGATGACATCGGCCCCAGTGTGGTGATGGCGTCTCCTGGTATGATGCAGAGTGGCCTCTCTAGAGAGCTGTTTGAAAGCTGGTGCACTGACAAGAGGAACGGTGTGATCATCGCTGGCTACTGTGTGGAGGGAACGCTTGCCAAG CACATCATGTCTGAGCCGGAGGAGATCACCACCATGTCGGGCCAGAAGCTGCAGTTGAAGATGTCTGTGGACTACATTTCCTTCTCAGCTCACACTGACTACCAGCAGACCAGCGAGTTCATTCGAGCACTCAAACCACCCCATGTG ATACTGGTCCATGGAGAACAGAATGAGATGGCCCGCCTCAAAGCAGCTCTCATTTTAGAGTATGAAGAAAATGACGACGAGCGCATTGAGGTTCACAATCCCCGCAACACTGAGGCAGTCACACTCAATTTCAGAGGAGAGAAACTGGCCAAG GTGATGGGTTCTCTTGCAGATAAGAAGTGTGCACAGGGTCAGAGGGTATCTGGGATCTTGGTGAAACGTAACTTCAGTTATCACATCCTCACGCCCTCAGATCTCTCGA ATTATACAGATTTGTCTATGAGCACAGTGAAGCAGTCTCAAGCCATTCCCTTCACTGGACCCTTCTCTCTACTGCACAGCCAGCTACATCACTTAGCAG GGCATGTAGAAGAGATGGAGACAGCCGAGAAAAACACATTAAGGATATTTAACAGCATCACACTGATTCATGATGCCAACATGGTCATACTGGAG TGGATTGCCAACCCTCTGAATGACATGTATGCGGATGCAGTCGCTACTGTGGTTCTGGAGGTCCAGTCAAATCCAAAAGCCCAGAAAC CAATACAGCCCACGGAGGAGAAGGTGGACATGGATGTCTTCCAGAACAGACTACAGATCATGTTCCA TGACATGTTTGGTGAGGAGTGTGTAGACTTTAAGGACAAACGCAATCTGTCTGTAACAGTCGATGGCAAGACTGCCTACATTAACCTGGAGACCAGG ACGGTGGAGTATGAGGAAGGCAGCGTCGATGACGAGTCTCTcagagagatggtggaacaCGCTGTAGAGAGGCTTTACGATGCCATGAATCCTGTGACATGA